A genome region from Arthrobacter sp. V1I9 includes the following:
- a CDS encoding four-carbon acid sugar kinase family protein: MTLEADVLVAYPAEVRIPAELVASTLAASNAETRRVLVVLDDDPTGTQSVADLPVLTRWDVEDFIWAFAQSKPAVYVLTNTRSLDPAEAAARNEEVVRNALAAAGSPEELRLGFVSRSDSTLRGHYPLEPDVIAATVADVSGEKTDGVVLVPAFPDAGRVTIGGVHYMRGTGDAAGTLTPVSDTEFARDATFGFATSVMADYVEEKSQGRFAADSVIVLDLTIIRAGAAAQDAAVSAKAIADAIDAATDSTPIVADIVTENDFRALALGLEEAERRGKKLLYRVGPPFVRGRIGQEIRTPLTAEEAFEGNTPSEAGGLIVVGSHVGVTTRQLNVLTAEHSAARIVEIDVEKLLGADADAHLDQTVDTVVEALRGGDVIVHTSRLLIKTDDPAESLRIARTVSAAVVAVVNRTLKTFPPRFVIAKGGITSSDVAAHGLEIRHAIVRGPMLPGIVSLLEPVDGPAKGIPYIVFAGNVGDDQSLADVTRKLSNTSPLAP; the protein is encoded by the coding sequence GTGACGCTTGAAGCAGACGTTCTGGTCGCTTACCCGGCCGAGGTCCGGATTCCCGCCGAACTGGTGGCCAGTACCTTGGCTGCCTCCAACGCGGAGACCCGGCGTGTCCTGGTAGTGCTCGACGACGACCCCACCGGTACGCAGTCCGTGGCAGATTTGCCCGTGCTCACCCGCTGGGACGTGGAGGACTTCATCTGGGCCTTCGCCCAGTCCAAGCCCGCCGTTTACGTCCTCACCAACACCCGCAGCCTGGACCCGGCAGAGGCCGCCGCCCGTAATGAAGAAGTGGTCCGCAACGCCCTCGCTGCCGCGGGCTCCCCTGAGGAACTGCGCCTCGGCTTCGTCAGCCGCAGCGATTCCACCCTCCGCGGCCACTACCCGCTGGAGCCGGACGTCATCGCCGCCACGGTTGCGGACGTCAGCGGAGAAAAGACCGACGGCGTAGTGCTGGTGCCTGCCTTCCCCGACGCCGGGCGCGTCACCATCGGCGGCGTCCACTACATGCGGGGAACCGGTGACGCAGCCGGCACGCTGACGCCGGTGTCCGATACTGAGTTCGCCAGGGACGCCACCTTCGGCTTCGCTACCTCCGTGATGGCCGACTACGTTGAGGAGAAGTCCCAGGGCCGCTTCGCCGCGGATTCGGTCATCGTCCTGGACCTCACCATCATCCGTGCCGGCGCAGCTGCACAGGACGCCGCAGTTTCTGCGAAGGCCATCGCCGACGCTATCGACGCGGCCACGGACTCCACGCCTATCGTGGCGGACATCGTGACGGAGAACGACTTCCGGGCCCTTGCCCTTGGCCTGGAGGAAGCCGAACGCCGCGGCAAGAAGCTCCTCTACCGTGTGGGTCCGCCGTTCGTCCGCGGCCGCATCGGTCAGGAAATCCGCACCCCGCTGACAGCCGAGGAGGCCTTCGAGGGCAACACCCCGTCGGAAGCCGGCGGCCTGATCGTGGTGGGCTCCCACGTAGGGGTTACCACCCGGCAGCTGAACGTCCTCACCGCGGAACACAGCGCCGCCCGCATCGTCGAGATCGACGTCGAAAAGCTCCTCGGCGCTGACGCTGACGCACACCTGGACCAGACAGTGGACACCGTCGTCGAAGCCCTCCGCGGCGGCGACGTCATCGTCCACACCAGCCGGCTGCTGATCAAGACGGACGACCCCGCCGAAAGCCTGCGGATCGCTCGAACCGTCTCCGCCGCCGTCGTCGCCGTGGTGAACCGCACCCTGAAGACCTTCCCGCCGCGGTTCGTCATCGCCAAGGGCGGCATCACCTCCTCCGATGTGGCTGCCCACGGTTTGGAAATCCGCCATGCCATTGTCCGCGGCCCCATGCTGCCGGGCATCGTCTCGCTCTTGGAGCCGGTGGACGGGCCTGCCAAGGGCATCCCGTACATCGTCTTCGCCGGCAACGTGGGTGATGACCAGTC
- a CDS encoding FadR/GntR family transcriptional regulator yields MARKSLVGQVADELLDRIIAGEFPPGALVPGEHELSARHDVSRMTVREAMKTLQAQQILSVERGRGTFVNPLNRWASLEAVLRAASEGKNEAEASVQLIELRRMLETGACELAAGRISDADVRKLFGHVAAMRAAHGVNDVAAFVEADLAFHDLILHASENVFVAVLFEPLHRVLEKRRTETSAVREIQEHAIGHHQNIAEALESRDASRSREAMDAHMQQTLDDLKNLVLEAK; encoded by the coding sequence ATGGCAAGGAAGTCGCTGGTAGGCCAGGTGGCCGATGAGCTTCTGGACCGCATCATTGCCGGCGAATTTCCGCCCGGCGCCCTCGTTCCCGGAGAGCACGAACTCAGCGCCAGGCACGACGTCAGCCGGATGACCGTCCGCGAAGCGATGAAAACCCTGCAGGCGCAGCAGATCCTCAGCGTGGAGCGCGGCCGCGGTACGTTCGTGAACCCGCTCAACCGGTGGGCCTCGCTCGAAGCCGTGCTGCGCGCCGCTTCCGAAGGCAAAAACGAGGCAGAGGCTTCGGTCCAGCTCATCGAGCTCCGCCGCATGCTGGAGACCGGGGCCTGCGAACTCGCGGCAGGACGGATCAGTGATGCGGACGTCCGGAAACTCTTCGGGCATGTGGCGGCCATGCGGGCCGCCCACGGGGTCAACGACGTGGCCGCGTTCGTGGAAGCGGACCTGGCCTTTCACGACCTGATCCTGCACGCCTCGGAAAACGTCTTTGTGGCCGTACTGTTCGAGCCGCTGCACCGGGTGCTGGAGAAGCGGCGCACCGAAACCTCGGCGGTGCGTGAAATCCAGGAGCACGCAATCGGGCATCACCAAAACATCGCCGAGGCGCTGGAATCCCGTGATGCTTCGCGCTCGCGGGAAGCCATGGACGCGCACATGCAGCAGACCCTCGACGACCTCAAGAACCTGGTGCTTGAAGCAAAGTAG
- a CDS encoding dodecin, with translation MSNHTYSISEIVGTSDQGVDDAVRNGIAKASQTLRNLDWFEVKEIRGHLEEGKVADWQVTIKLGFRLEEH, from the coding sequence TTGTCCAACCACACGTACAGCATTTCTGAAATTGTCGGCACGTCGGATCAGGGAGTGGACGACGCCGTCCGGAACGGAATCGCCAAGGCATCCCAGACCCTCCGCAACCTTGACTGGTTTGAAGTCAAGGAAATCAGGGGCCACCTGGAAGAGGGCAAAGTCGCTGACTGGCAGGTCACCATCAAGCTCGGTTTCCGGCTGGAAGAACACTAA
- a CDS encoding helix-turn-helix domain-containing protein, translating into MGQSAEFGKFLKAMRSRLSPEDAGAGPATGARRVPGLRREEVARLAGVSTDYYVRLEQGRNIHPSRTVLDAVSRALRLSSSEHAHMMDLLEHCAATPRSAGQAAQGVRPALRHLLEAVGDVPAMVLGRRSDVLAGNRLAFLLFEDFPALPVAERNLTRWLILDPAARELFRDWKTVAAEAAGALRLDVGKHPNDAQANQLVGELAVNSDHFRQWWAGHRVATRAAGTVRLHHPAVGDLELNFENFALPDDPDQMLRVYSARPGSSSSDALALLGSLGAGLSKTAAAQGQQRTFVADASVAAAEDAE; encoded by the coding sequence ATGGGTCAAAGCGCCGAGTTCGGAAAATTCCTTAAAGCCATGCGGTCCCGGCTAAGTCCTGAGGACGCCGGCGCAGGTCCCGCCACCGGCGCCCGCAGGGTCCCCGGCCTTCGGCGCGAGGAGGTCGCAAGGCTGGCGGGGGTCAGCACGGACTACTACGTCCGCCTGGAACAGGGCCGGAACATCCATCCCTCGCGCACGGTCCTGGACGCGGTGTCCCGGGCGCTCCGCCTCAGCAGCAGCGAGCACGCGCACATGATGGATCTTTTGGAACACTGCGCCGCCACGCCACGGTCGGCCGGGCAAGCAGCGCAAGGCGTCCGCCCGGCCTTGCGCCACCTCCTTGAGGCAGTGGGCGATGTTCCCGCCATGGTGCTCGGCCGCCGCAGTGACGTCCTGGCCGGAAACCGCTTGGCGTTCCTGCTCTTCGAGGACTTCCCGGCGCTTCCAGTGGCGGAAAGGAACCTCACCCGGTGGCTCATCCTCGACCCGGCAGCCCGGGAGCTGTTCCGGGACTGGAAGACGGTGGCCGCTGAGGCTGCCGGCGCGCTCCGCCTGGATGTCGGCAAGCACCCGAACGACGCGCAGGCCAACCAGCTGGTGGGTGAACTGGCGGTCAACAGCGACCATTTCCGTCAGTGGTGGGCGGGGCACCGGGTGGCAACCCGGGCGGCCGGGACTGTCCGTCTGCACCATCCCGCCGTGGGGGACCTCGAACTGAACTTTGAGAACTTTGCCCTTCCGGACGATCCCGACCAGATGCTCAGGGTCTATTCCGCCCGGCCCGGGTCGTCGTCGTCCGATGCCCTGGCCTTGCTGGGCAGCCTTGGCGCGGGGCTCTCCAAAACTGCAGCCGCGCAGGGGCAGCAGCGTACGTTTGTGGCCGATGCTTCCGTAGCCGCTGCCGAGGACGCGGAGTAA
- a CDS encoding aldo/keto reductase, which translates to MSELTLNNGVTIPQLGFGVFQVPPEDTQRTVEDAFEAGYRHIDTAAAYRNEAGVGAAIAATGIPREDIFVTTKLRNGEQDRAQEAFQNSRKALGLDYVDLYLIHWPVPSQGLYVQAWKEMERLYENNQIRAIGVSNFLAEHLDDLLESAEIVPAVNQIELHPSYQQAELAEKCRNLGIAVEAYSPLGRGADLNGNAVTSIANAHNATTAQVVLAWQLAAGNIVIPKSSQAARIRENFAASALTLSDDEISAITALESGARQGSDPAVASFTQL; encoded by the coding sequence ATGTCAGAGCTGACACTCAACAACGGCGTCACCATTCCCCAGCTTGGTTTTGGTGTTTTCCAGGTACCGCCGGAAGACACCCAGCGGACTGTGGAGGACGCCTTTGAGGCCGGATACCGCCACATTGACACCGCTGCCGCCTACCGCAACGAGGCCGGTGTGGGGGCCGCCATCGCGGCCACCGGTATCCCGCGCGAGGACATCTTCGTCACCACGAAGCTCCGGAACGGCGAGCAGGACCGGGCGCAGGAAGCATTCCAGAACAGCCGCAAAGCACTCGGTTTGGATTACGTGGATCTCTACCTCATCCACTGGCCCGTCCCGTCGCAGGGCTTGTACGTTCAGGCCTGGAAGGAGATGGAACGGCTGTACGAGAACAACCAGATTCGCGCGATCGGCGTCTCCAACTTCCTCGCCGAGCACTTGGATGACCTCCTGGAATCCGCCGAAATCGTCCCGGCCGTGAACCAGATCGAGCTGCACCCCAGCTACCAGCAGGCGGAACTGGCGGAGAAATGCCGGAACCTGGGCATCGCAGTGGAGGCCTACAGCCCGCTGGGCCGGGGCGCCGACCTGAACGGAAATGCAGTTACCAGCATCGCCAATGCCCACAACGCCACCACCGCCCAGGTGGTGCTCGCCTGGCAGCTGGCCGCCGGCAACATCGTTATCCCCAAGTCCAGCCAGGCTGCCCGGATCCGCGAGAACTTCGCCGCTTCAGCCCTCACCCTTTCCGACGACGAGATTTCGGCCATCACGGCACTCGAGTCCGGAGCGCGCCAGGGGTCCGATCCCGCCGTCGCGTCCTTCACACAGCTGTAA
- a CDS encoding aldo/keto reductase, producing the protein MQYTQLGRSGLKVSRLCLGTMNFGPQTEEVEAHSIMDSAHDQGINFFDTANVYGGAGHRGWTEEIIGRWFAKGGERREHTVLATKLYGTMTDRPNESKLSALNIRRALDASLKRLQTDYIDIYQFHHIDRNTPWDEIWQAVEVAVQQGKILYSGSSNFAGWHIAQAQEAARKRNYTGLVSEQSIYNLFTRQVELEVIPAAQQYGLGLIPWSPLQGGLLGGVLKKERQGVRRTEGRAAETLKKHQDQIQQYEDLADDLGQEPGDIALAWLLHQPAVTAPIVGPRTKEQLDAAIRALDVTLDADALKRLDGIFPGHRTAPEDYAW; encoded by the coding sequence ATGCAGTACACCCAACTGGGCCGCTCCGGCCTGAAAGTCTCCCGGCTCTGCCTGGGCACCATGAACTTTGGTCCCCAGACCGAGGAAGTCGAAGCCCACAGCATCATGGACTCCGCGCATGACCAGGGCATCAATTTCTTTGATACCGCCAACGTGTACGGCGGAGCCGGCCACCGGGGCTGGACCGAGGAAATCATTGGCCGCTGGTTCGCCAAGGGCGGCGAGCGCCGGGAGCACACCGTGCTGGCCACCAAGCTCTACGGGACCATGACGGACCGTCCCAACGAATCCAAGCTCTCCGCGCTGAACATCCGGCGCGCACTGGATGCGAGCCTTAAGCGCCTGCAGACGGACTACATCGACATCTACCAGTTCCACCACATTGACCGGAACACCCCGTGGGACGAGATCTGGCAGGCCGTCGAGGTGGCGGTCCAGCAGGGCAAGATCCTGTACTCGGGAAGCAGCAACTTTGCCGGCTGGCATATTGCCCAGGCGCAGGAGGCTGCGCGCAAGCGCAACTACACCGGCCTGGTCAGCGAGCAGTCCATCTACAACCTGTTCACGCGCCAGGTGGAGCTGGAAGTGATTCCCGCGGCCCAGCAGTACGGGCTGGGGCTCATTCCCTGGTCCCCGCTGCAGGGCGGACTCCTGGGCGGCGTGCTGAAGAAGGAGCGGCAGGGCGTCCGGCGGACTGAGGGCCGGGCTGCCGAAACCCTCAAGAAGCACCAGGACCAGATCCAGCAGTACGAGGACCTTGCCGATGACCTGGGCCAGGAGCCCGGCGACATCGCCCTCGCCTGGCTGTTGCACCAGCCCGCCGTTACGGCACCAATCGTGGGGCCGCGGACCAAGGAACAGCTCGATGCCGCCATCCGGGCTTTGGACGTCACGCTCGACGCCGATGCGCTCAAGCGGCTCGACGGCATCTTCCCCGGACACCGGACGGCGCCGGAAGACTACGCGTGGTGA
- a CDS encoding rhamnogalacturonan lyase: protein MNPSKHSARLFSAGALGIALSLGCLSAPATAGEHSPKPGAPGVQLDHLDRGLVAAKTSEGVFLSWRLLGHEATGSSATGLTGTDFNVYRDGEKLATVTDSTNYQDTTGTAASEYQVRAVVGGVELDRSATTTAWGGNFKDIPLKKPADGVTPVGQAYTYAASDASVGDVDGDGQYEFVVKWEPNNSKDVSQVGYTGNTYVDTYKADGTLLHRIDLGVNIRSGAHYTQLLVNDFDGDGRAEMMMKTAPGTKSTNFNADGSVASERFISLLQSDIQAGYSNSDDYRMSAADYHQHMVKTFQGWTEHPEVKAGNWPATLEEAFGIEPKYQYPLSQTDAEALTDYFMDDYAPSRSARNNLRAFEGFIVSGPEYLTVFEGASGKELKTVAYEPGRHDDGLMWGDYAMARIEPGNRVDRFLAGVAYLDGKKPAAVFARGYYTRSTLAAYTWDGSNLSPVWNVDSGWTPMTNPFNDGPHGRNGTDPEFGTLTTQGFHSLSASDVDGDGKQEVVYGSATIDDDGSLLYSSFDTMPAGSAIPGEEARLGHGDAIHVTDIDPARPGKEIFSVHEGGAYAPYGYAMRDAETGDVLFGAYSGKDTGRGMIGDVDPAVPGIENWAIGMQSADGDKLSTKSPGTNMNIKWAADMTTQIVNGSGNETPTIDDWKRGRLLAATDTRTNNGTKGNPSLVADVMGDWREELLVRTADSSALRMYLSTEVTNHKLYTLMHDPQYRAEVARQNTSYNQPAYTDFYLASDMDFAHVPLRAAWLPGSVKALQHVLEDLVESGDVAGPVGSQLTAGIRQAAKAVEDGDAAKAAQALQRFVDFLDQQKGPDKVSDTARVALAYNAENILRAFGG, encoded by the coding sequence ATGAATCCGAGCAAGCACTCCGCCCGCCTTTTTTCAGCAGGCGCACTGGGTATTGCCCTCTCCCTCGGCTGCCTCTCCGCCCCGGCCACCGCCGGCGAACATTCCCCCAAGCCCGGCGCCCCGGGCGTCCAGCTGGACCACCTGGACCGCGGCCTGGTGGCCGCAAAGACGTCGGAAGGGGTATTCCTGAGCTGGCGCCTCCTCGGCCATGAAGCCACCGGATCCTCCGCCACCGGCCTGACCGGCACGGACTTCAACGTCTACCGGGACGGCGAAAAACTGGCAACGGTCACGGACAGCACCAACTACCAGGACACCACCGGAACCGCAGCCTCTGAATACCAGGTGCGGGCCGTCGTCGGCGGCGTTGAACTGGACCGCAGCGCAACCACTACAGCCTGGGGCGGCAACTTCAAGGACATCCCGCTCAAGAAACCAGCCGACGGCGTGACCCCGGTGGGCCAGGCGTACACATACGCGGCAAGCGATGCCTCCGTTGGAGATGTGGACGGCGACGGCCAGTACGAATTCGTCGTCAAATGGGAACCGAACAACTCCAAGGACGTCTCCCAGGTCGGCTATACCGGCAACACCTACGTAGACACCTACAAGGCGGACGGCACCCTCCTCCACCGGATCGACCTCGGCGTAAACATCCGCTCCGGCGCCCACTACACCCAGCTTCTGGTCAACGACTTCGACGGCGACGGCCGCGCGGAGATGATGATGAAGACGGCCCCGGGAACCAAGAGCACCAACTTCAACGCCGACGGCAGCGTAGCTTCTGAAAGATTCATCTCCCTGCTGCAGTCGGACATCCAGGCCGGCTACTCAAACTCGGACGACTACCGCATGAGCGCCGCGGACTACCACCAGCACATGGTGAAGACGTTCCAGGGCTGGACCGAGCACCCTGAAGTGAAGGCCGGCAACTGGCCCGCCACGCTGGAGGAAGCATTCGGTATCGAGCCGAAGTACCAATACCCGCTGTCCCAAACGGACGCCGAGGCGCTGACGGACTACTTCATGGACGACTACGCCCCGTCGCGCAGTGCGCGGAACAACCTGCGGGCCTTCGAAGGCTTTATTGTCTCCGGTCCGGAGTACCTCACCGTCTTCGAGGGCGCTTCAGGCAAGGAATTGAAGACTGTCGCCTACGAGCCCGGAAGGCACGACGACGGCCTTATGTGGGGCGATTACGCCATGGCCCGCATCGAACCGGGCAACCGCGTGGACCGGTTCCTCGCCGGCGTCGCCTACCTGGACGGCAAAAAGCCGGCAGCTGTGTTCGCCCGCGGCTACTACACCCGCAGCACGCTGGCTGCCTACACCTGGGACGGATCCAACCTCTCCCCTGTGTGGAACGTCGATTCCGGCTGGACGCCCATGACAAACCCGTTCAACGACGGCCCGCACGGGCGGAACGGCACCGACCCGGAGTTCGGAACGCTCACCACGCAGGGCTTCCACTCCCTCAGCGCCTCGGACGTGGACGGCGACGGCAAACAGGAGGTCGTTTACGGCTCCGCCACAATCGACGACGACGGGTCGCTGCTTTACAGCTCCTTCGACACCATGCCGGCCGGCAGCGCAATACCCGGTGAGGAAGCCCGGCTGGGCCACGGCGACGCCATTCATGTCACCGATATTGATCCCGCACGTCCGGGCAAGGAAATCTTCAGCGTGCACGAGGGCGGCGCCTATGCGCCCTACGGTTACGCCATGCGGGACGCCGAAACCGGCGACGTACTTTTCGGTGCCTACTCGGGCAAGGACACCGGCCGCGGCATGATCGGCGACGTCGATCCCGCCGTTCCCGGCATCGAGAACTGGGCCATCGGCATGCAATCGGCCGACGGCGACAAGCTCTCCACCAAAAGCCCCGGCACCAACATGAACATCAAGTGGGCCGCGGACATGACCACACAGATCGTCAACGGGTCCGGAAACGAAACCCCCACCATCGACGACTGGAAGCGCGGCCGGCTCCTCGCTGCCACGGACACCCGGACCAACAACGGCACCAAGGGCAACCCCAGCTTGGTGGCGGACGTGATGGGTGACTGGCGGGAAGAACTTCTGGTGAGGACCGCGGACAGCTCAGCCCTGCGGATGTACCTCAGCACCGAAGTGACCAATCACAAGCTCTACACACTGATGCATGACCCGCAGTACCGTGCAGAAGTGGCGCGGCAGAACACCTCCTACAACCAGCCGGCCTACACGGACTTCTACCTCGCCTCCGACATGGACTTCGCCCATGTGCCCCTGCGCGCCGCGTGGCTCCCGGGCAGCGTGAAGGCGCTGCAGCATGTGCTGGAAGACCTGGTCGAATCAGGTGACGTGGCGGGGCCGGTAGGCAGCCAGCTGACCGCGGGCATCCGGCAGGCCGCTAAAGCGGTTGAGGACGGCGACGCCGCCAAGGCGGCGCAGGCACTGCAGCGTTTCGTGGACTTCCTGGACCAGCAGAAGGGCCCGGACAAGGTATCGGACACCGCACGCGTGGCCCTTGCCTACAACGCCGAAAACATTCTGCGGGCGTTTGGGGGCTAG
- a CDS encoding aldo/keto reductase has translation MTLAPLIKLNDGYSIPQVGLGTWPLDDDQAATAVVQALEAGYRHIDTAVKYGNEQGVGNGLRASGVDRSEVFITTKVDGQFQGSDRAVEGLDGSLKRLGLDYVDLFLVHWPLPQRDEYVSTWKTFERLQAEGKVRSIGVSNFKPAHLERLMAETDVVPAVNQIQLSPAITRTAEREFHDRHGIVTQSYSPLGGDGAGLLSAPILSRLGEKYGKTPGQLALRWLVQNRIVTIPKTSNPERMRENLDIFDFALDPQDLAELAILDEGPDAGNDSDVTGH, from the coding sequence ATGACACTTGCACCGCTGATCAAACTCAATGACGGTTACTCCATCCCGCAGGTGGGCCTCGGCACCTGGCCGCTGGACGACGATCAGGCGGCGACCGCCGTCGTACAAGCCCTGGAAGCCGGGTACCGGCATATCGATACTGCCGTGAAATACGGCAACGAACAGGGCGTGGGCAACGGTCTCCGGGCCAGCGGCGTGGACCGGAGTGAGGTGTTTATCACCACCAAGGTTGACGGCCAGTTCCAGGGCAGCGACCGTGCTGTTGAAGGGCTGGATGGCTCGCTGAAGCGGTTGGGGCTGGATTACGTGGACCTGTTCCTGGTCCATTGGCCGCTGCCCCAGCGCGATGAGTATGTCTCCACCTGGAAGACCTTCGAGCGGCTGCAGGCGGAAGGCAAGGTCCGTTCCATCGGTGTTTCCAATTTCAAGCCGGCCCACCTGGAGCGGCTGATGGCGGAGACGGACGTGGTGCCGGCGGTGAACCAGATCCAGCTGAGCCCTGCTATCACACGAACTGCCGAGCGTGAATTTCATGACCGACACGGGATTGTGACCCAGTCCTACAGCCCGCTGGGAGGGGATGGGGCAGGTCTTTTGAGCGCCCCCATCCTGTCCCGGCTGGGGGAAAAGTATGGCAAAACCCCCGGCCAACTGGCCCTTCGGTGGCTCGTCCAGAACAGAATTGTAACGATTCCGAAAACTTCCAATCCGGAGCGGATGCGGGAAAACCTGGACATCTTTGATTTCGCCTTGGACCCGCAGGATCTAGCGGAATTAGCCATCCTTGATGAGGGTCCGGACGCGGGCAACGATTCGGACGTCACAGGCCACTGA
- a CDS encoding GlsB/YeaQ/YmgE family stress response membrane protein, translating into MGFIAFLILGLIAGAIAKAILPGHQGGGWIITLVLGVVGALLGGWIGGMLFGSGLQEFFSLQTWLLAIGGALIVLLVYGMITKRGARR; encoded by the coding sequence ATGGGATTCATTGCATTTCTAATTCTCGGACTTATTGCTGGTGCGATCGCTAAGGCGATCCTCCCGGGCCACCAGGGTGGCGGCTGGATCATCACCCTCGTCCTGGGCGTCGTTGGAGCACTCCTCGGCGGCTGGATCGGCGGAATGCTCTTCGGCTCCGGACTGCAGGAGTTCTTCTCCCTGCAGACGTGGCTGCTGGCCATTGGCGGCGCGCTTATCGTGCTGCTGGTGTACGGCATGATCACCAAGCGCGGTGCGCGTCGCTAA
- a CDS encoding YtxH domain-containing protein produces the protein MKNKLLLGIGIATGYVLGSRSGRAAYDKLKARAAGIWDSKPVQDKVSVATEAIKEKAPEVADQLTEAARRAGTVIGSAMHRDGSSGDSKSTSYGATTTGAAAGTAGTAGDSGPDSGHIPAHSTHPETLNLDTSSGEPESKA, from the coding sequence ATGAAAAACAAACTTCTTTTGGGCATCGGAATCGCCACCGGGTACGTTCTCGGATCCCGTTCCGGCCGGGCAGCCTATGACAAACTCAAGGCACGCGCTGCCGGCATCTGGGACAGCAAGCCTGTCCAGGACAAGGTGTCCGTGGCTACGGAGGCCATTAAGGAAAAGGCTCCCGAAGTTGCCGATCAGCTGACCGAAGCGGCCCGCCGCGCAGGCACCGTCATCGGCTCCGCAATGCACCGGGACGGCTCGTCCGGGGACAGCAAGTCCACGTCCTATGGCGCTACTACAACAGGTGCTGCTGCCGGCACGGCCGGGACTGCCGGGGATTCGGGCCCTGACAGTGGCCACATCCCTGCACACAGCACCCATCCCGAGACGCTCAATCTGGATACCTCCAGTGGCGAACCGGAGTCCAAAGCGTAG